From Vitis vinifera cultivar Pinot Noir 40024 chromosome 14, ASM3070453v1, a single genomic window includes:
- the LOC132252589 gene encoding alkane hydroxylase MAH1-like, whose amino-acid sequence MKWPLLGMLPGLFCNVHRIQHYVTQRLKLCPTFEFKGPWFSSTNFVITSDPANVHYMLSTNFCNFQKGSNFKKIFGDILGDGIFASESDSWATQRRLIHSVLKNGRFQQLLEKTTRKKVEKGLIPILEHVSMLGLEVDMQDLFSRFTFDNTCILVLGLDPGILSIELREESYAKAFNEIEEAVLYRHVLPESCWKLQKWLQIGKEKKASRAVKVLEDFVFHCISLKQETLRGKRTRIKEDEEGSFDFLTAYMEKDGELTGGLEISDKFLRDTAINL is encoded by the coding sequence ATGAAATGGCCTCTTCTTGGGATGTTGCCAGGGCTTTTTTGCAACGTGCATCGCATACAACACTACGTCACCCAGCGGCTGAAACTATGTCCCACATTTGAGTTCAAAGGCCCTTGGTTTTCCAGCACCAACTTTGTCATCACCAGTGATCCTGCCAATGTCCACTACATGTTGAGCACAAACTTCTGTAATTTCCAGAAGGGGTCCAACTTCAAGAAGATCTTTGGTGATATTCTGGGAGATGGCATTTTCGCTTCCGAATCGGATTCATGGGCAACCCAAAGGAGATTGATTCATTCAGTGCTAAAAAATGGCCGGTTCCAGCAGCTCTTAGAGAAAACCACCCGGAAAAAGGTGGAAAAGGGGCTAATTCCAATCCTCGAGCATGTCTCCATGCTGGGATTAGAGGTGGATATGCAGGATTTGTTTAGCCGGTTCACCTTTGATAATACCTGCATACTGGTTCTAGGACTCGATCCTGGTATCCTTTCAATTGAACTTCGTGAAGAATCTTATGCAAAAGCGTTTAATGAGATAGAGGAGGCCGTACTTTACAGGCACGTCTTACCAGAAAGCTGTTGGAAGTTGCAGAAATGGCTTCAAATAGGAAAAGAGAAGAAGGCGAGCAGGGCGGTTAAGGTTCTTGAAGATTTTGTATTCCATTGTATCTCCTTGAAGCAAGAAACACTAAGGGGAAAAAGAACCCGAATAAAGGAAGACGAGGAAGGGAGCTTCGATTTTTTAACAGCTTATATGGAAAAGGATGGCGAACTGACTGGTGGGCTTGAAATTTCTGACAAGTTTCTAAGAGACACAGCAATCAATCtgtaa
- the LOC100256128 gene encoding transposon Tf2-1 polyprotein, whose translation METLEDYDFALHYHPGKANVVADALSRKSYGQLSSLGLREFEMHAVIEDFELCLSQEGRGPCLYSISARPMVIQRIVKAQVHDEFLEKVKAQLVAGEIDENWSMYEDGSVRFKGRLCVPKDVELRNELLADAHRAKYTIHPGNTKMYQDLKRQFWWSGMKRDIAQFVANCQICQQVKAEHQRPAGLLQPLPIPEWKWDNITMDFVIGLPRTRSKKNGVWVIVDRLTKSAHFLAMKTTDSMNSLAELYIQEIVRLHGIPVSIVSDRDPKFTSQFWQSLQRALGTQLNFSTAFHPQTDGQSERVIQILEDMLRACVLDFGGNWADYLPLAEFAYNNSYQSSIGMAPYEALYGRPCRSPLCWIEMGESRLLGPEIVQETTEKIQLIKEKLKTAQDRQKSYADKRRRPLEFEEGDWVFVKVSSRRGIFRFGKKGKLAPRFVGPFQIDKRVGPVAYKLILPQQLSLVHDVFHVSMLRKCTPDPTWVVDMQDVQISEDTSYVEEPLRILEVGEHRFRNKVIPAVKVWWQHHGIEEATWEPEEEMRRHYPQLFYEF comes from the coding sequence ATGGAGACAttggaagattatgattttgccCTTCATTACCATCCtgggaaggcgaatgttgtagcAGATGCTTTGAGTAGAAAGAGCTATGGCCAGTTGTCTAGCTTGGGGTTGAGAGAGTTTGAGATGCATGCAGTTATTGAGGACTTTGAGCTATGTCTTAGTCAGGAAGGACGTGGTCCATGCTTGTACAGCATATCAGCTAGACCAATGGTTATCCAAAGAATAGTGAAGGCCCAAGTTCATGATGAGTTTTTAGAAAAGGTTAAAGCCCAGTTGGTAGCAGGTGAGATAGATGAAAATTGGTCTATGTATGAAGATGGGAGTGTGAGGTTCAAAGGGAGATTGTGTGTGCCAAAAGATGTGGAGTTGAGAAATGAACTTCTAGCAGATGCTCATAGGGCGAAGTATACCATCCACCCTGGGAATACCAAGATGTATCAGGACTTAAAGAGACAGTTTTGGTGGAGTGGGATGAAGAGAGATATTGCTCAGTTTGTAGCTAACTGTCAGATTTGTCAGCAAGTGAAGGCTGAACACCAGAGGCCTGCAGGGTTGTTGCAACCTTTACCTAtacctgagtggaagtgggataATATTACTATGGACTTTGTGATAGGGTTGCCAAGAactagaagcaagaaaaatggagtttgggtGATTGTGGACCGTCTTACTAAGTCAGctcattttctagccatgaaAACTACTGATTCCATGAACTCTTTGGCTGAGTTGTATATACAGGAGATTGTGAGATTGCATGGGATACCTGTatctatagtgtctgacagggaccctaagtttacttctcagttttggcagagTTTACAAAGGGCTTTGGGCACCCAACTGAATTTTAGCACCGCTTTTCACCCTCAGACAGATGGTCAATCAGAGAGAGTGATCCAGATCTTAGAAGACATGTTAAGGGCTtgtgttttggattttggaggaAATTGGGCAGATTACTTACCTTTGGCAGAGTTTGCTTATAACAACAGTTACCAATCTAGTATTGGCATGGCACCTTATGAAGCACTTTATGGGAGACCTTGTAGATCGCCCTTGTGTTGGATAGAGATGGGTGAGAGTCGTTTATTGGGACCTGAGATTGTCCAAGAGACTACAGAGAAGATACAACTCATCAAGGAAAAACTTAAGACTGCCCAAGATAGACAGAAAAGTTATGCAGATAAAAGGAGAAGGCCCTTGGAGTTTGAGGAAGGGGATTGGGTGTTTGTAAAAGTGTCCTCTCGAAGAGGCATATTTCGATTTGGGAAGAAGGGGAAGTTAGCCCCTAGGTTTGTGGGACCATTTCAGATTGATAAGAGAGTTGGCCCAGTGGCATACAAGTTAATTTTACCTCAACAGTTGTCCCTTGTGCATGATGTTTTCCATGTGTCAATGCTAAGGAAGTGTACTCCAGATCCAACTTGGGTAGTGGACATGCAAGATGTTCAGATTAGTGAAGATACATCTTATGTGGAGGAACCTTTACGAATTCTGGAAGTTGGAGAGCATAGGTTCAGGAACAAGGTGATTCCTGCAGTCAAAGTGTGGTGGCAACACCAtgggatagaagaagccacTTGGGAACCTGAAGAAGAAATGAGACGACACTATCCGCAACTCTTCTACGAATTTTAA
- the LOC100266308 gene encoding putative glucose-6-phosphate 1-epimerase isoform X1: protein MQTRASDDIKFTSFSLAVALLEVSKGKVKPFVNSFRAKVRPEQMPFNIVHGADGFPRVILTDLTGSSAEVLLYGGQVVSWKNERREEFLFMSRKAERKPPKAIRGGIPVCFPQFGNFGSLEQHGFARNRLWSLDSNPSPLSPSNSQSSVDLILKSTQEDVRTWPRRFELRLRISLSDGKLTMIPRVRNTDSKPFSFMFALRNYLSVSDVSEVRVEGLETLDYFDNLMQRERYTEQADAITFDGEIDRVYLRTPTKIAIIDHEKKRTIVLRKEGMPDAAVWNPWDKKAKALPDMGDEDYKTMLCVDSAAIEAPIVLKPFEEWRGRQELSTVSSSYCSGQLDPRKVLHGLI from the exons ATGCAAACCAGAGCATCCGATGACATAAAGTTTACCTCGTTTTCTCTCGCTGTCGCTCTA CTGGAGGTGAGTAAAGGGAAAGTGAAGCCATTTGTGAACAGTTTCAGAGCCAAGGTGCGGCCCGAGCAGATGCCCTTCAATATAGTTCACGGCGCCGATGGCTTTCCCCGAGTCATACTCACCGACCTCACCGGATCATCGGCGGAG GTGCTTTTGTATGGCGGGCAGGTTGTTTCGTGGAAGAACGAAAGGAGGGAAGAGTTTCTTTTTATGAGCAGGAAG GCCGAAAGGAAACCGCCCAAAGCCATCAGGGGAGGTATACCTGTCTGCTTTCCACAG TTTGGAAATTTCGGTTCACTGGAGCAACATGGATTTGCAAGGAACAGATTATGGTCATTAGATAGCAACCCTTCACCTTTGTCTCCATCTAACAGTCAGTCATCAGTGGATCTTATATTGAAGTCCACTCAAGAGGATGTAAGAACCTGGCCACGGAG ATTTGAGTTGCGGCTCCGTATTTCTCTCAGTGATGGCAAGCTCACGATGATCCCCCGTGTGAGAAATACAGATAGCAAGCcattctcttttatgtttgctCTGCGTAACTACTTATCTGTATCGGATGTCAG TGAAGTACGGGTTGAGGGCCTGGAGACACTCGACTACTTTGATAATCTGATGCAAAGAGAGAGGTACACAGAGCAGGCAGATGCAATTACCTTTGATGGCGAG ATCGACCGAGTATATTTGCGCACCCCAACAAAGATTGCTATAATAGACCATGAAAAGAAGAGAACTATTGTGTTGCGTAAAGAAGGCATGCCAGATGCAG CTGTATGGAATCCTTGGGACAAAAAAGCCAAGGCTCTTCCAGATATGGGGGATGAGGATTACAAAACCATGTTATGTGTGGATTCAGCTGCTATTGAAGCCCCAATCGTCTTGAAACCCTTTGAAGAGTGGAGAGGACGTCAAGAACTATCTACTGTGTCATCGAGTTATTGCAGTGGGCAGTTGGATCCTCGTAAGGTTCTTCATGGCCTTATTTAA
- the LOC100266421 gene encoding pentatricopeptide repeat-containing protein At4g21065, with product MRTLFNQLTPINLAATLCNRFSNSNHLCTSISASPNLPINQIAHIICCVLQECTSFSCLKKTHAKIFAYGLQYDSRILTKFAIMYVSFNRIDAASIVFEDIPNPCSFLWNVMIRGFATDGRFLSSLELYSKMMEKGLKPDKFAFPFALKSCAGLSDLQRGKVIHQHLVCCGCSNDLFVDAALVDMYAKCGDIEAARLVFDKMAVRDLVSWTSMISGYAHNGYNSETLGFFDLMRSSGVIPNRVSILSVLLACGNLGALRKGEWFHSYVIQTGFEFDILVATAIMDMYSKCGSLDLARCLFDETAGKDLVCWSAMIASYGIHGHGRKAIDLFDQMVKAGVRPSHVTFTCVLSACSHSGLLEEGKMYFQLMTEEFVIARKLSNYACMVDLLGRAGQLSEAVDLIENMPVEPDASIWGSLLGACRIHNNLDLAEKIADHLFHLDPVHAGYHVLLSNIYAAKSRWNEVEKVRKMMARRGANKIQGFSLVEYDNQVHKFGVGDRSHPQWEKLYAKLEELAAPMKHLGYVPLTDFVLHDIEEEAKEAALSYHSERLAIAFGLINTSPGTTLRITKNLRICGDCHNAIKLISKIVNRVILVRDMHRFHRFEDGVCSCGDYW from the coding sequence atgAGAACCCTTTTCAATCAACTTACTCCCATCAACCTTGCCGCCACACTTTGTAACCGTTTTTCAAACTCTAACCACCTTTGCACCTCCATCTCTGCTTCGCCGAACTTGCCCATTAATCAGATTGCCCATATTATTTGTTGTGTCTTGCAAGAATGCACCAGCTTCAGTTGTCTCAAGAAAACCCATGCAAAGATTTTTGCTTATGGGCTCCAATACGACTCACGTATATTAACTAAATTTGCCATTATGTATGTTTCATTCAATAGAATTGATGCTGCGAGCATCGTATTTGAAGATATACCCAACCCATGTAGTTTTCTTTGGAATGTTATGATAAGGGGATTTGCCACTGATGGTCGGTTCCTCAGTTCTCTGGAACTGTATTCCAAGATGATGGAAAAGGGCCTAAAACCCGACAAGTTTGCTTTTCCTTTTGCGCTCAAATCTTGTGCAGGATTGTCTGATTTGCAGAGGGGTAAAGTAATTCACCAGCATTTGGTGTGTTGTGGATGCAGCAACGATCTATTTGTTGATGCGGCTTTGGTTGATATGTATGCGAAATGTGGGGATATTGAAGCTGCCCGGTTGGTGTTTGACAAAATGGCCGTGAGAGATTTGGTTTCTTGGACTTCGATGATTTCTGGGTATGCCCACAATGGTTATAATAGTGAGACATTGGGGTTCTTTGATCTTATGCGTAGTTCTGGGGTGATACCGAATCGGGTTAGTATTTTGAGTGTTCTTCTTGCTTGTGGTAATCTGGGAGCTTTGAGGAAAGGTGAATGGTTCCATAGTTATGTGATACAAACAGGGTTTGAGTTTGATATCTTGGTTGCGACCGCTATAATGGACATGTATTCTAAGTGTGGCAGTTTGGATTTGGCCCGTTGTTTGTTTGATGAAACAGCAGGAAAAGATTTAGTTTGCTGGAGTGCCATGATTGCAAGCTATGGAATTCATGGTCATGGAAGGAAGGCAATTGATCTTTTTGATCAAATGGTAAAAGCAGGAGTAAGGCCTAGTCATGTAACATTCACTTGTGTTCTGTCAGCTTGCAGCCATTCAGGGTTGCTAGAAGAAGGCAAGATGTATTTTCAATTGATGACAGAGGAGTTTGTAATCGCCCGAAAACTCAGTAATTATGCATGTATGGTGGATCTTCTTGGTCGTGCAGGACAGCTTTCTGAAGCAGTGGACCTCATAGAGAATATGCCCGTGGAACCTGATGCAAGCATATGGGGTTCTTTGCTTGGTGCATGCAGAATTCACAATAATCTAGATTTAGCCGAGAAAATTGCAGACCATCTTTTTCACCTAGACCCAGTACATGCTGGCTATCATGTTTTACTCTCTAACATCTATGCTGCAAAATCTAGATGGAACGAGGTCGAGAAGGTAAGAAAGATGATGGCTAGAAGGGGAGCAAATAAAATTCAGGGATTTAGTTTGGTCGAATATGATAACCAAGTTCATAAGTTTGGGGTAGGAGACAGATCACATCCTCAATGGGAGAAGTTGTATGCTAAGCTTGAAGAGTTGGCTGCACCAATGAAACACTTGGGGTATGTCCCCTTAACGGATTTTGTTCTCCATGATATTGAGGAAGAAGCAAAAGAGGCAGCTCTTTCCTACCACAGTGAGAGGCTGGCAATTGCATTTGGGCTCATCAACACTAGTCCGGGGACTACTCTTCGCATCACAAAGAATCTAAGGATTTGTGGAGATTGTCATAAtgccatcaagctcatctcaaaaATTGTTAATCGGGTCATCCTTGTGAGGGACATGCACCGGTTTCATCGTTTTGAGGATGGAGTTTGTTCTTGTGGGGATTATTGGTAA
- the LOC104877337 gene encoding putative pentatricopeptide repeat-containing protein At3g01580, translating to MRSRQVLVDLFQACNNGRSVSQLHSQVFKTGILHDTFFATKLNSLYAKCASLQAARKVFDETPHPNVHLWNSTLRSYCREKQWEETLRLFHLMICTAGEAPDNFTIPIALKACAGLRMLELGKVIHGFAKKNDEIGSDMFVGSALVELYSKCGQMGEALKVFEEFQRPDTVLWTSMVTGYQQNNDPEEALALFSQMVMMDCVVLDPVTLVSVVSACAQLLNVKAGSCVHGLVIRREFDGDLPLVNSLLNLYAKTGCEKIAANLFSKMPEKDVISWSTMIACYANNEAANEALNLFHEMIEKRFEPNSVTVVSALQACAVSRNLEEGKKIHKIAVWKGFELDFSVSTALIDMYMKCSCPDEAVDLFQRLPKKDVVSWVALLSGYAQNGMAYKSMGVFRNMLSDGIQPDAVAVVKILAASSELGIFQQALCLHGYVVRSGFNSNVFVGASLIELYSKCGSLGDAVKLFKGMIVRDVVIWSSMIAAYGIHGRGGEALEIFDQMVKNSTVRPNNVTFLSILSACSHAGLVEEGLKIFDRMVHDYQLRPDSEHFGIMVDLLGRIGQLGKAMDIINRMPIPAGPHVWGALLGACRIHHNIEMGEAAAKNLFWLDPSHAGYYILLSNIYAVDGKWDNVAELRTRIKERGLKKMFGQSMVEVRGGVHSFLASDRFHPDSQKIYELLRKLEAQMGKEVYIPDLDFLLHDTGAVLQF from the coding sequence ATGAGAAGCAGACAAGTACTTGTTGATCTATTCCAAGCATGTAACAATGGCAGATCAGTTTCCCAATTGCATTCTCAAGTATTCAAGACTGGCATTCTCCATGACACTTTCTTCGCCACCAAACTCAATTCCCTTTATGCCAAGTGCGCTTCCCTTCAAGCTGCACGCAAGGTGTTCGACGAAACGCCTCACCCAAACGTCCATCTATGGAACTCTACACTCAGGAGCTATTGCAGAGAAAAACAATGGGAAGAGACTCTACGTCTTTTTCATCTCATGATATGTACGGCTGGGGAAGCACCTGATAATTTTACCATACCCATAGCTTTAAAGGCGTGTGCGGGTTTACGGATGCTTGAGTTGGGCAAAGTGATACATGGGTTTGCTAAGAAGAATGATGAGATTGGTTCTGACATGTTTGTGGGTTCTGCTTTGGTTGAATTGTATTCCAAATGTGGGCAAATGGGTGAGGCTTTAAAAGTGTTTGAGGAGTTTCAACGGCCGGACACGGTACTATGGACTTCCATGGTTACTGGGTATCAGCAGAATAATGATCCTGAAGAAGCATTAGCACTCTTCTCACAAATGGTGATGATGGACTGCGTTGTTCTGGACCCTGTGACATTGGTTAGCGTAGTTTCTGCTTGTGCTCAGTTGTTGAATGTTAAGGCTGGAAGCTGTGTTCATGGTCTTGTGATAAGGCGGGAGTTTGATGGTGACTTACCTCTGGTTAACTCATTGTTGAATTTATATGCGAAGACTGGTTGTGAGAAAATTGCAGCTAATTTGTTTTCCAAGATGCCAGAAAAGGATGTGATTTCATGGAGTACTATGATTGCTTGCTATGCTAATAATGAGGCAGCCAATGAAGCATTAAATCTTTTCCATGAGATGATTGAGAAGAGATTTGAACCTAATTCAGTTACTGTGGTTAGTGCATTGCAAGCATGTGCAGTTAGTCGTAATCTAGAGGAGGGTAAGAAGATACATAAAATTGCTGTTTGGAAAGGTTTTGAGCTTGATTTTTCAGTTTCTACAGCTCTAATTGATATGTACATGAAGTGCTCCTGCCCTGATGAAGCAGTTGATCTCTTTCAAAGACTGCCTAAGAAAGATGTAGTTTCTTGGGTTGCTTTGTTAAGCGGGTATGCACAAAATGGAATGGCGTACAAGTCAATGGGGGTGTTCCGCAATATGCTGTCAGATGGCATTCAACCTGATGCTGTTGCTGTGGTGAAGATTCTAGCAGCTTCTTCAGAATTAGGGATTTTTCAGCAAGCTCTTTGCCTTCATGGTTATGTGGTTAGAAGTGGCTTCAATAGCAATGTTTTTGTTGGGGCTTCACTAATTGAATTGTATTCAAAATGTGGTAGCTTGGGTGATGCAGTCAAGTTGTTCAAAGGAATGATCGTAAGAGATGTTGTCATCTGGAGTTCGATGATTGCCGCTTATGGGATTCATGGCCGAGGCGGAGAAGCTCTAGAAATATTTGACCAGATGGTTAAGAATTCAACTGTTAGGCCTAATAATGTCACATTTCTCTCAATTTTGTCTGCTTGTAGCCATGCAGGTTTGGTTGAAGAAGGGCTCAAGATATTTGACAGAATGGTGCATGATTACCAACTGAGGCCTGATTCGGAGCACTTTGGGATAATGGTTGATCTCCTTGGCCGCATTGGACAGTTAGGTAAGGCCATGGACATTATCAACCGTATGCCAATTCCAGCTGGTCCCCATGTTTGGGGAGCTTTGCTTGGTGCTTGTAGGATTCATCACAATATTGAGATGGGAGAAGCTGCAGCAAAGAATCTATTCTGGTTAGATCCAAGTCATGCAGGGTATTACATCCTGTTATCAAATATCTATGCAGTGGATGGTAAATGGGATAATGTAGCTGAACTCAGAACACGTATAAAGGAGAGGGGGTTGAAGAAGATGTTTGGGCAGAGTATGGTTGAGGTTAGGGGTGGGGTCCATAGTTTCCTAGCTAGTGATAGATTTCATCCAGACTCTCAGAAGATATATGAACTGCTAAGAAAATTGGAGGCACAAATGGGTAAGGAGGTTTATATCCCTGATTTGGATTTTCTGCTTCATGATACGGGGGCAGTTTTACAATTTTGA
- the LOC100266308 gene encoding putative glucose-6-phosphate 1-epimerase isoform X2: MPFNIVHGADGFPRVILTDLTGSSAEVLLYGGQVVSWKNERREEFLFMSRKAERKPPKAIRGGIPVCFPQFGNFGSLEQHGFARNRLWSLDSNPSPLSPSNSQSSVDLILKSTQEDVRTWPRRFELRLRISLSDGKLTMIPRVRNTDSKPFSFMFALRNYLSVSDVSEVRVEGLETLDYFDNLMQRERYTEQADAITFDGEIDRVYLRTPTKIAIIDHEKKRTIVLRKEGMPDAAVWNPWDKKAKALPDMGDEDYKTMLCVDSAAIEAPIVLKPFEEWRGRQELSTVSSSYCSGQLDPRKVLHGLI; the protein is encoded by the exons ATGCCCTTCAATATAGTTCACGGCGCCGATGGCTTTCCCCGAGTCATACTCACCGACCTCACCGGATCATCGGCGGAG GTGCTTTTGTATGGCGGGCAGGTTGTTTCGTGGAAGAACGAAAGGAGGGAAGAGTTTCTTTTTATGAGCAGGAAG GCCGAAAGGAAACCGCCCAAAGCCATCAGGGGAGGTATACCTGTCTGCTTTCCACAG TTTGGAAATTTCGGTTCACTGGAGCAACATGGATTTGCAAGGAACAGATTATGGTCATTAGATAGCAACCCTTCACCTTTGTCTCCATCTAACAGTCAGTCATCAGTGGATCTTATATTGAAGTCCACTCAAGAGGATGTAAGAACCTGGCCACGGAG ATTTGAGTTGCGGCTCCGTATTTCTCTCAGTGATGGCAAGCTCACGATGATCCCCCGTGTGAGAAATACAGATAGCAAGCcattctcttttatgtttgctCTGCGTAACTACTTATCTGTATCGGATGTCAG TGAAGTACGGGTTGAGGGCCTGGAGACACTCGACTACTTTGATAATCTGATGCAAAGAGAGAGGTACACAGAGCAGGCAGATGCAATTACCTTTGATGGCGAG ATCGACCGAGTATATTTGCGCACCCCAACAAAGATTGCTATAATAGACCATGAAAAGAAGAGAACTATTGTGTTGCGTAAAGAAGGCATGCCAGATGCAG CTGTATGGAATCCTTGGGACAAAAAAGCCAAGGCTCTTCCAGATATGGGGGATGAGGATTACAAAACCATGTTATGTGTGGATTCAGCTGCTATTGAAGCCCCAATCGTCTTGAAACCCTTTGAAGAGTGGAGAGGACGTCAAGAACTATCTACTGTGTCATCGAGTTATTGCAGTGGGCAGTTGGATCCTCGTAAGGTTCTTCATGGCCTTATTTAA